GCAACGGCACTGAGAGCAAATTTATCATTCTGCCGCGTGCAGCAGCCAAGATGGGAGTGTGGAATAATGCCTAAGTACTGGAAAGAGGTTGTAGCCGGATTCGTTCCGGTCATGCTGATTTTTATGGCTTTTGTGGGGATTAATATCTTCCCTGTCATTATAGCGCTGGGCATGGTTGCCGCGCTCCTGTTCATTGCCCATGCCCGCGGCGGTCTGGCCGTCAATGCAGGTGCAGATAAGAAGCGCAAGAAGAACGGCCCCTCCAAGCTGACCTTTGAAGAGATCGGGGGACAGGACAATGCCAAGCAGGAGCTGCGTGAAGCGCTGGACTTCCTGATCCGGCATGAAGAAATCAGCAAGTTCGGGATTCGCCCGCTTAAGGGGATTCTGCTTACCGGCCCTCCGGGAACAGGAAAGACGCTGATGGCCAAGGCTGCGGCGCATTATACCGACTCTGTGTTTGTAGCTGCTTCAGGCAGTGAATTCGTTGAGATGTATGTCGGTGTGGGCGCAGGACGCGTACGCGATTTGTTCAAGGATGCCCGCACGCGCGCGCTCAAGGAGAATAAGCAAAGCGCCATTATTTTCATCGATGAAATTGACGTTATCGGCGGGAAGCGCGAAGGCGGACAGCAGCGTGAATATGATCAGACCCTCAACCAGCTGCTGACGGAGATGGACGGGATTTATAACAATGATACACCGCGTATCTTGCTGGTAGCTGCAACGAACCGCAAGGAGATGCTTGATTCCGCGCTGCTGCGCCCGGGGCGTTTTGACCGCCACATTCAGGTGGATATGCCTGACAAGAAGGGCCGCAAGTCGATTCTCGACCTGCATGCCAAGAACAAGCCCCTGCATGACACCGTGAATCTGGATAAAATCGCCGAAGAAGCTTACGGCTTCTCGGGTGCACAGCTGGAGAGTGTGATGAACGAAGCGGCAATCTACATGATGCGTGAGAATCTGACCCTGGTGGAGCAGCGTCATCTGTCGATGGCGATCGACAAGGTCATGATGGGTGAGAAGACCGACCGTGAGACCAACCATGAAGAGAAGAAACGGGTAGCGATTCATGAGCTTGGACATGCTATTATGGCTGAATTGCTGCGCCCCGGAAGCGTTAGCCAGGTAACACTGACCCCGCGCGGTCAGGCTCTAGGGTATGTCCGGCATAATCCGCAGACCGAGCAGTATCTGTATACGAAGGATTACCTGGAGAACCAGATCATGATTGCCCTTGGCGGAGCGGCTGCCGAAGAGATGTATTACGGCGGACGCAGTACCGGTTCCCGTGGAGACTTTGATCAGGCGCTGAATATCGTCGAGACCATGATGAAGTCAGGGCTCACCTCGCTCGGGATTGCGAATCTGCAAATGGTTACCACAGAAGAATTAATGAAGGAAAACAGTAAGATACTGGATGAGCTGATGATCCGTACGAAGGACCTGCTGGAGCAGCAGAGAAATATATTTGATTACTCCCTTGACATTTTAATGAAGGAAGAAGTTCTCTCCGGAGAGCAATTTCGTTGTCAATTTCGTGACAGTGTCCTTTTACCGGCATAATTCTTTATGCCGGTTATTTTTTTTTACTTTTCAGACATGCTAAGATATCATTATATGTCGGGCTACTTATTTTTTTCGACAGACAAGGTACAATACAGAAGTATAGATACCTGAAAGGATGGAGACTTTTACATGAATTTTAAGAAGATCGGTGTCATCGGCGGAGGCACAATGGGACAAGGGATTGCCGAAATGCTGGCAGCCAAAGGCCTGGATGTCATGCTGGTGGAAAAAACTGCAGAACGGCTGAACTACTCCTACGAAATGATCGAGACCAGTCTCGACAAGCAGCTGGAGAAATGGGCGATTACCCAGGCGGAGAAAAAGCTGATCCTGGCCCGCATCCAGAAGGTTACACACTTCGCTGAATTGAGCTCCTGCGATATGGTCATTGAGACCATCGTTGAAGATCTGGAAGCCAAGCAAAAGGTATTCAATCAGCTCGATCAGGTGTGTCCGAGCCACATTATTCTTGCCAGCAATACGTCAACGCTTAGCTTGACTGAGCTTGCAAGCTCTACAATGTATCCGGAACGCGTTATCGGCATGCACTTCATACACCCTGTAGGTAAAGTGGATCTGGTTGAAATCGTGCGCGGTCTGAAAACCTCGGACAGCACATTTGAAGATACCAAAGCCTTTGTCGATGAGATTGTAGAGAAAAAAGGCGTTATGATCTACGAATCCCCCGGATTTGTATCTTCACGCCTCATTTGCCTGTTCATTAACGAGGCTATGCATGTGCTCCAGGAAGGGGTTGCCTCTCCTGAAGATATTGATGACGCTATGCGCATCGGTTACCAGTTCCAGAACGGGCCGCTTGAAATGGCAGACCGCTTCGGTCTGGATTCCGTTCTTGCCGCACTTGAGAACATGTTCCGTGAATACGGAGAGCTCAAGTACCGTCCTTCGACAATCCTCAAGAAGATGGTGCGTGCAGGACAACTGGGTACGAAATCGGGCGAAGGCTTCTTCAAGTATGACAAGGATGGTGACCGTATATGAATATCTTAGTAATTAACTCCGGCAGTTCCTCATTGAAATATCAGCTGTACAACATGACAGATGAATCCGTACTCGCTAAAGGGCTTGTAGAACGTATTGGAATGGATTCCTCTATTCTGAATCACAAGCCGACAGGCAAACAGGAAGTAACCGAAGTAAGCGAAATTCTGGAGCACAATACAGCGATCCGTAAAGTGCTTGCTTGTCTGACTGACAAGGACCATGGGGTTATTGGCTCCACTGACGAGATCAATGCTGTGGGCCACCGTGTAGTACACGGGGGGGAATTCTTCAAGGCTTCCGCTCTTGTAGATGCAGATGCGAAGACCAAGATCCGTCAGCTGTTCGACCTTGCACCGCTGCATAATCCTGCTGCGATGATGGGGATTACCGCATCTGAAATTAACATGCCGGGTGTACCGCAGGTTGTTGTATTTGACACTGCCTTCCACCAGACAATGCCTGAGAGTTCTTATATGTACGCCATTCCTAGAGTGCTGTACAACAAATACAAAGTCCGCCGCTACGGTGCGCATGGTACTTCCCACGATTTCGTCAGCAAAGCCGCTGCAGATTATCTGGATCGTCCGCTTGGCGAACTCAAAATCATCACCTGTCACATCGGTAACGGCGCCAGCGTGACTGCAGTTAACGGCGGCATTTCTGTTGACACTTCGATGGGGATGACTCCGCTGGAAGGTCTGATGATGGGTACCCGCAGCGGTGACCTTGACCCGGCAATTGTTCCTTATGTGATGAACAAGGAAGAGCTGTCTGTAGGTGAAGTGAACTCCATGCTGAACAAGCACAGCGGACTTCTGGCAATCTCTGGCGTGAGCAGCGACATGCGTGATATTATTGACGGTGCGGAGAAAGGCGAGCCTAATTCCACGCTTGCTTTTGAAATGTACGAGTACCGTCTGCGTAAATACATCGGTTCTTATGCAGCAGCCATGAACGGTGTAGACGTAATTGTGTTCACCGCCGGTGTCGGCGAGAATGCTTCCCTGCTGCGTGAAAAAGTACTGAACAATCTTACGTTCCTCGGAATTGAACTGGATGCGGAAGCCAACAAGGTCCGCTCAGGCGATCCGCGCCGCATCTCTACAGCTGATTCCAAGGTACAGGTGCTTGTGGTTCCGACAAACGAAGAGCTTGTCATTGCACGCGATACTTACAGTATTGTGCAAGGAATTAACGGCTAAATTAGAGGAGAGATCTTAGGCATGGCTAACAAGAGTGTAATCAAGAACGTGAATGAGCATGTTGGAGAGAGTGTTGTTATCGGCTGTTGGGTTAACAACAAGCGCTCCAGCGGTAAAATTCAGTTCCTGCAGCTTCGGGATGGTACAGGTTATATCCAGGGGGTTGTGGTGAAATCTGAAGTCCCTGAGCAGGTCTGGGATGATGCCAAGAGCCTCACCCAGGAAAGCTCGCTGTACGTGACCGGAATTATCCGCGAGGAGTCCCGCAGCCAGTCAGGCTTTGAAATGACGGTTACAGGAATCGAGGTCTTGCATATTACCGAGAATTACCCAATTACACCCAAGGAGCATGGCGTCGATTTCCTGATGGACCACCGTCATCTCTGGCTGCGTTCCTCTAAGCAGCGGGCGGTAATGGTCATTCGTGCGGAGATTATCCGTGCGGTTCAGCAGTTCTTCAATGAGCGCGGCTTCACGAAGGTGGACCCGCCGATTCTGACACCAACGTCAGCAGAAGGCACGACTAACCTGTTCCATACCAAGTACTTCGAAGAGGACGCCTATCTTACCCAAAGCGGACAGCTGTACATGGAAGCCGCAGCTATGGCTCTGGGTCGCGTCTATTCGTTCGGGCCTACCTTCCGTGCAGAAAAATCCAAGACCCGCCGCCACTTGATTGAGTTCTGGATGATTGAGCCGGAAATGGCCTTCACCGATCATGAAGAGAGCCTATGCGTGCAGGAGGATTTCATCAGCTTCGTCGTGCAGTCCGTGCTTACGAATTGCCGCGCCGAGCTGGAAGCGGTGGGCCGCGATGTCTCGAAGCTTGAGAACATCAAAGCTCCGTTCCCGCGTATCAGCTATGACGATGCGATTAAGTTCCTGAACGAAAAAGGCTATGAAATTGCCTGGGGCGATGATTTCGGGGCTCCTCATGAAACGGCGATTGCCGAGATGAGCGACAGACCGGTCTTCATTACCCACTACCCGGCTTCCTTTAAGGCCTTCTATATGAAGCCGCATCCTGATCGTCCTGAAGTGGTGCTGTGCGCAGATATGATCGCTCCTGAAGGCTATGGGGAGATCATCGGGGGATCACAGCGTATCGATGATCCGGCGCTGCTGGAAGCCCGCTTCAAGGAACACAACCTGTCGATGGATACCTACAAATGGTATATGGATCTGCGCACCTACGGCACGGTTCCACACTCCGGCTTCGGTCTGGGGCTGGAGCGTACAGTAGCCTGGATCTGCGGTCTGGACCATGTCCGTGAGACCATTGCCTTCCCTCGTACACTGTACCGTCTTTACCCTTAAAGAAATAGGGAAAGGGGGCTTAAGTATGGACGGAAAAGGTTGGAATACCTGGGGCGAGGGCGTAGCTTTCGGCCTGGAGAACGGAATGGCCATCATTCCTTATGCACTCCTGAAATATTACCGGAAGCTGAATCTGACCGGCAGCGAATCCTTGCTGCTGATTCATCTGCTCTCCTTCAGACAGGTGGAGGGAATTGATTTCCCTTCCCTGGAGGAGCTGCAGGCAGTAACCGGGCGTAGTATTCCGGTGATTGCCGGAGAGCTCCAGAAGCTTATGAAGGAAGGGTTCATCAGCATCGACGGAGATAATGACGAGCTGAGGGACATCCATTATGAGCGCTACAACTTCTCCGGCCTATACGCGAAGCTGGGAGCTTATCTGGCAGAACTCTCGCGGGAGAATGCCAAAGAGAAGCCCAGCCAGAGCGGGCGGGAGCCGGGTGCCCGGGCAGTGGCTCATTACTCCGGGGCTACCGCACCGGACGGCGGATATGGCCGCCCGGCTGTGCCGGGTGACAAGGAGTCAGAGGACGGACGCAGTCTGTTCAGCATTTTCGAGAAGGAATTCGGGCGTCCGTTATCCCCCATGGAATGTGAAACCATTTCCGGCTGGGTGGATGAAGACCGCTATCCCGAGGAGCTGATCCTGCTCGCGCTGAAGGAGTCGGTCTTTGCAGGAAAGGTTCATTTCCGTTACATTGACCGCATTCTGCTGGAATGGGCCCGCAACCGGGTGAAGAATGCCCAGGATGTCAAAGCCTATTCCCAGAAATTCCGGGGCGGCGGACGATGAGCGGAGCGAGGTAGATATATGCCGGTCCAGAGCAAGTCCCTGCCGGTTAAGGTGTCCCTTAAGTCATGTATGTGGCTTAAGGGGCATTTTTTTATTGATTAGGAAATTATGATTTTCGTCCGATGTGGATAAGTCGTGCATAAAGTTAGATAAGTGTCTTGTAGCCTCGGCAGGATGATTATATTCTGGATCAGTAATAGGAACGACTTCGCTGATTTCATCGAACACATGGACAGCGCGTGGTCGTCTGGGCCGAATGTGGTCGAAAACCCGACTACATTCGGTGTGGCGGATGGTGCGAGGGGGGGATGTGGTCGAAAAACCGATCAGAATGGGGATGCCGCAGGCATTTTGTTCTTTGATGCATGGGAGTTAGCTGAAAATGTGCGGAGAGAGGGAGAAGGGCAGAAGTGCTCCTGAAATCAGCAAAAGTGGCATAACGAGCAAAATGAAGGGTATAAATGCACTTGACTTCACCACTCCCAGCACACAGCCCGCAGTCCCTTCACATCGAAGGAACTGCGGGCTGTTATGTTGTCGTAAGAAGTTGTGGAAAGTAATCAATAACTAGACCAAAAAATTAGTGCAGCTCCTGCTCCAGAGCCGAGCCCATCTCCCGGGAACGTTCCGCACAGCGGTTGACGGCGGAAATGACGGTCTCGAAGAAATCGCCGCGCTCCAGCACTTCAATGGCCGCTTGGGTAGATCCATTCGGCGAGGTGACCTTCTTGCGCAGAGAGGCGGGCTCTTCACCGGTCTGCTGTACCATCCGGGCTGCGCCCAGCACGGTCTGGACAGTCAGCTCACGGCTCTGCGCAAGCGGCAGCCCTCCGCGGATGCCTGCAGCAATCATCGCTTCCATCATGTAGTAGATGTAAGCTGGTCCGCTGCCGGAGATCCCGGTTAAGGTCTCCATCCGTTCTTCGTCAATAACCGCCGTCAGGCCAACCGCTTCGAAGATATTAAGTGCTGTACGGCGGCTCTCTTCGCCAACCTCCTTGGAGAAGGCAATCCCGGTAGCACCGAGGCCGATGGAACTGGAGGTGTTCGGCATGGTGCGGACCACAGGCTGCGGATTACCCAGTAAACCTTGCATTGTACGGATGGTCAGCCCGGCAATCACGGAGATGACGAGCTGATCCGGCGACAGCAGCGGCCCCAGTGAACGGAGCGCTTCGGCAGCGTCTTTGGGCTTCATGGCTAGAACGATGACCGGCGCAGTGCGCAGAGCTTCGAGCTTGGATTCGGGAGCGTTATAGCCAAGCACGCCGTAACGGCTGCGGAGTTCAGCGAGGCGCTCGCTGCTGCTGCGGTTCAGCATAATAATTCGGCCCGATTCCACTACATTCCGGGCGATCAATCCCCGCACAATGGCCTCAGCCATCGAGCCTGCGCCGTAAAAAACGATATTATGATTGATGAGCGGAATTGCTGGTTGCTGGCACATGGCTGGCAGTCCCCCTATAAGTTGAGTGAGTTAACCTCTGATTTGGCCGGAGCCGTGAATCATATATTTGCTTGAAGTCAATGCAGGCAGTCCCATTGGCCCGCGGGCATGGAGCTTCTGGGTGCTGATGCCGATCTCGGCGCCGAAGCCGAACTCAAAGCCGTCCGTAAACCGGGTAGATGCGTTGTGGTACACCGCCGCAGCGTCAACCTCCTGCAGGAAGCGTGCAGCATTCGCCGCGTCTTCAGTCACAATACATTCGGAATGCTTGGTGCCGAACTTTGCGATATGGCCAAGAGCCTGTTCCAGCGTGTCCACGATACGAATATTGAGAATATAATCGTTATATTCTGTAGCGAAGTCCTCCGGTGTGGCAGGCACAGCCCAAGGAATAAGAGCAACGGTATCCTGGCACCCGCGCAGTTCCACACGAGCCTCGCGGAAGGCTTCAGCAAGTGCGGCGAGATGTTCTTCAGCGTAAGCACGGTGCACCAGCAGTGTCTCCATTGAATTGCAGACCGAAGGCCGCTGAGCCTTCGCATTCACGCTGATGCGCCGGGCCATTTCCGGATTGGCACTTGCATCCAGATAAGTATGGCATATGCCTGCCCCTGTTTCAATAACCGGTACGGTGGCATTTAGAACCACATTCTGAATCAGGGAGCTTCCTCCGCGCGGGATGATGACGTCCAGCAATCCGTTCAGCTTCAGCATTTCATCCACGGAGGAGCGGTTAGGATCTTCGATCAGCTGCAAGGCATCCGGCGGAAGAGCGGTACCCGCAAGTGCGCGGTGCAGCACCTCGGCGATGGCGCGGTTGGAGGAGAGGGCGGAGGAACCGCCGCGCAGCACCACAGCATTGCCGGTCTTGAGGCATAGTCCGGCAGCGTCAACGGTGACGTTGGGGCGTGCTTCATAGATAATGCCGATCACCCCAAGCGGCACCCGAACCTTCTCGATGTGCAGGCCGTTCGGCCGTTCGATCGTCTCCAGATTGTCTCCAACCGGATTAGGCAGTTCGGCAATCTGCTGCAAGCCTTCGGCTATGCTGTCAATCCGGCCCGCATCCAGGGCCAGCCGGTCGAGCATCGACTCCGGTGTCCCGTTCTGCCGTCCGCGCTCCAGGTCTTCGGCGTTGGCGGCAATAATGTAATCAGCTTCGGCACGCAGGGCGGCAGCCATTACCAGCAGGGCTTCATTCTTCTGGGCGGTAGTCAAGCTTGCGAGTACCCCTGTGGTTGCTTTGGCCAGCGTTGTCTTGTTAACCACTTCACTCATGGCAATTCCTCCTAAAAGTTATGTTGGCATAGGGAGATACAATATGTTTCGTAAATTAACGAAGCGTGATCCATTCGTCCCGGTGGATAACCTCAAGCCGGTGTACTTCACCGAGCTTGGGCACAATCTCACGGCTGGGAAGCCCCTGAATGCTGCGGAGCTGGGTGTCATCATAATTGACGATACCCCGCCCAAGCAGCTTCGCATCCGGGCCGAGCACCTCGACGACATCCCCCGAATGGAAGCTGCCCTCAATACGCCTAACCCCGACGGGCAGCAGGCTATGGCCTCCGTGGAGCAGCGCTTCAACAGCACCATCGTCGACATACAGGGATCCGAGCGGGGTGGACATGAAGCCCAGCCATTGCTTTTTGACCGGCAGAGAAGAGAGGGTGGTGGCAAAATAAGTGCCTTTGCCTGTTCCGGCTGCGGCCTGCGATAAATCCCCCGGCTCCTTAACCTGGCCTACGAAGACCGGAACGCCGCCCCGCGTGGCAATCTTGGCCGCATCGATCTTGGAGCGCATGCCGCCGGTTCCTACGCTTGAGCCTGCACCGCCTGCAATGGCATAGATCTCAGGCGTAATCTCTTCTATGTGCTCATACCGTACAGCATCCGGGTGCTTGCGGGGATCGCCGCTGTAGACGCCGTCCATATCCGTCAACACCAGCAGGTGCGAGGCCTTCAGCAGATTGGCAACCAGCGCCGATAACGTATCGTTGTCACCGAACTTCAGCTCATCCACCGATACGGTATCGTTCTCGTTGAACACAGGCACGGCGCCTTGGCGGAGCAATTCTTCCACCGTCATCATGGCGTTGTTCATGGCCCGGCGGCTGCAGAAGTCCGTACGGGTCAGAAGAATCTGAGCAGTGGGTAGACCGTGGCCTGCGAAGGCCTCCTGATAAGCCTGCATTAGCATAACCTGTCCTACTGCCGCCGCCGCCTGTTTCTCATGCAGCAGCCTTGGTCGGGAAGCATAGCCGATGCCCCGGAATCCCGCTGCGACCGCCCCGGAGGTGACCAGCAGTACTTCACAGCCGTCCTTGCGGAGTGCGGCGATCTCGGCGGCGAAGAAGGCGACCGCCTCACGATTGAGGCCGCCTTCGGGACCCGTGAGCGAACTGCTGCCGATTTTGACCACAATTCTTGTCGTCATTGTCTTTCACTTTCCTCTCGAATTGAAATGCCTGTAACGCCCGAAAATGACAAAAAGCCCCCATCCTTAGACTTAGCAAAGGACGAAAGCTTGATTAACTTCCGCGGTACCACCTTCATTGATGAGGGTTCATCCGACTTCATTCTCATAACGGGAGTATCCGTCCTGCAGGGCAGGCCGCTCAGGGGTAGGATTCGGAAAGGACCTTCGCGGTAAATTCTCCCAGCCTTCAGGAATTTACTCTCTGCACACGAATATACGTCCATTCTTACTGGTCCCGTCAGCACGTTTCACTATTTGTCACTTAGGATACCATGGGGCAGCAGGGTTTGCAAAGAGCCGCAGACAAATTTTTTCATGCAACGCAGGCAGCACGATTTATGTTTATCCTGTGGGGCAGAGGACCTGTGGATGAGAGCACCGCCGCTTGCTTGCTATGACTAGTTATCGGTCAAACCGGCCACGGTTGCCTTGAAGGTCTCGATAAAAGCTTCGGCTGCACGGGATAAGTAACGTCCGCGCCGGTAGGCAATGACCAGCGTCCGGCCTGGGACCGGCTCAGCCAGCGGAAGGTAGACCGGTACGAATTCACTCCTCGCAGCGCGTGCAATAAAGTGGGGCACCAGGGTAACGCCCATCCCGGCAGCAACCAGCGACTGGACTGTCTCCATATTGTTGCTCTCGAAAACAATCCGTGGCTCAAATCCGGCCTGGCGGCATAACTCCACGGTCATTTTACGGAAGCCTTGGCCTTCCTTAAGTACGATAAAGGGTTCATCCTTAAGCTCGGCCAGGCTGGTGCGTATGCCCTGCGGTTCACGGCCGGCCAGCAGATGCCCCGGCGGAACGGCAAGATCGATCCGCTCTTCACCAAGCACCTCGTAGGCCAGGGTCGGAATTTCGAGCGGCAGGGAGAGCAGGCTGAGATCGGTCTGGCCGCTGGCTGTCAGCTTCTCCAGGTTCATAGACGAGTCCTCCAGCAGGGTGATTTCAACCTCGGAGTATTTGCTCTTGAACACAGGCAGTACATGCGGGAGCAGATGCGCTCCGGTGATCGGCATACTGCCGACCATTACGCGTCCTGTACGAAGCTGGGAGATATCGGACATCTCCTGCCGCAGCAGTTCAACAGCATCGATGATCCCCTGAGCTTGTTCAACGAATTTCTCGCCGGCATAGGTCAGCTCCACAGAGCTGGTATTCCGCTGGAAGAGAAGCACACCGAGCTCCTTCTCCAGCTTGGAGAGCTGCTGGCTGAGGGAGGGCTGCGCGATATGCAGCTTCTCTGCTGCGCGTGAGAAGTTCCGTTCGGCGGCGATCTGCAGCGTATATTGCAATTGTCTGAGTTCCATACTTATGCTCCTTTAAGAGTAAGTCTTCTGTTTATAAGTATAACCTATAAACCCTATAGAAATCATATCTTGGAATTATAAACACACCGATGTTATATTTAGAACATTCAAGAGAGACTCCACGCTCTCTTCATAGGAACGATTCTACTATATGAGGTGAAATTCATGAGCAAGAAGACAATGTTTGAGAAGATTTGGGAGAATCACGTTATCCATCAGGAAGAAGGCAAGCCGAGCATTATTTATATCGATCTTCATCTGGTTCATGAAGTGACTTCCCCGCAGGCGTTTGAAGGACTGCGCCTCAGCGGCCGTAAGGTCCGCCGTCCGGGACTTACCTTTGCGACAATGGATCATAACGTGCCTACCAAGGACCGCTTCAATATTACCGATCCGATCTCCAAGCAGCAGATTGATACACTTTCGCAGAACTGCCGTGATTTCGGCGTAAGATTGTTTGACCTGAATGATATTGACCAAGGTGTCGTTCACGTCATGGGTCCTGAGATTGGCCTGACCCATCCCGGCAAGACGATTGTCTGCGGGGACAGCCATACCTCCACTCACGGAGCCTTCGGTGCACTGGCCTTCGGGATCGGCACCAGCGAAGTTGAGCATGTGCTTGCCACCCAGTGTCTGCAGCAGTCCAAGGCCAAGACTATGGAAGTGCGCTTCACTGGCAAACGTAATCCGGGTGTGACTGCCAAAGACATGATTCTCGGCGTTATTGCCAAATACGGAACTGATTTTGCCACCGGTTATGTTATAGAGTATACAGGCGAAGCTATTCGTGAGCTGTCGATGGAAGAGCGTATGACCGTCT
The sequence above is a segment of the Paenibacillus sp. FSL R7-0204 genome. Coding sequences within it:
- a CDS encoding LysR family transcriptional regulator → MELRQLQYTLQIAAERNFSRAAEKLHIAQPSLSQQLSKLEKELGVLLFQRNTSSVELTYAGEKFVEQAQGIIDAVELLRQEMSDISQLRTGRVMVGSMPITGAHLLPHVLPVFKSKYSEVEITLLEDSSMNLEKLTASGQTDLSLLSLPLEIPTLAYEVLGEERIDLAVPPGHLLAGREPQGIRTSLAELKDEPFIVLKEGQGFRKMTVELCRQAGFEPRIVFESNNMETVQSLVAAGMGVTLVPHFIARAARSEFVPVYLPLAEPVPGRTLVIAYRRGRYLSRAAEAFIETFKATVAGLTDN
- a CDS encoding 3-hydroxyacyl-CoA dehydrogenase family protein; this translates as MNFKKIGVIGGGTMGQGIAEMLAAKGLDVMLVEKTAERLNYSYEMIETSLDKQLEKWAITQAEKKLILARIQKVTHFAELSSCDMVIETIVEDLEAKQKVFNQLDQVCPSHIILASNTSTLSLTELASSTMYPERVIGMHFIHPVGKVDLVEIVRGLKTSDSTFEDTKAFVDEIVEKKGVMIYESPGFVSSRLICLFINEAMHVLQEGVASPEDIDDAMRIGYQFQNGPLEMADRFGLDSVLAALENMFREYGELKYRPSTILKKMVRAGQLGTKSGEGFFKYDKDGDRI
- a CDS encoding glutamate-5-semialdehyde dehydrogenase gives rise to the protein MSEVVNKTTLAKATTGVLASLTTAQKNEALLVMAAALRAEADYIIAANAEDLERGRQNGTPESMLDRLALDAGRIDSIAEGLQQIAELPNPVGDNLETIERPNGLHIEKVRVPLGVIGIIYEARPNVTVDAAGLCLKTGNAVVLRGGSSALSSNRAIAEVLHRALAGTALPPDALQLIEDPNRSSVDEMLKLNGLLDVIIPRGGSSLIQNVVLNATVPVIETGAGICHTYLDASANPEMARRISVNAKAQRPSVCNSMETLLVHRAYAEEHLAALAEAFREARVELRGCQDTVALIPWAVPATPEDFATEYNDYILNIRIVDTLEQALGHIAKFGTKHSECIVTEDAANAARFLQEVDAAAVYHNASTRFTDGFEFGFGAEIGISTQKLHARGPMGLPALTSSKYMIHGSGQIRG
- the proB gene encoding glutamate 5-kinase, with protein sequence MTTRIVVKIGSSSLTGPEGGLNREAVAFFAAEIAALRKDGCEVLLVTSGAVAAGFRGIGYASRPRLLHEKQAAAAVGQVMLMQAYQEAFAGHGLPTAQILLTRTDFCSRRAMNNAMMTVEELLRQGAVPVFNENDTVSVDELKFGDNDTLSALVANLLKASHLLVLTDMDGVYSGDPRKHPDAVRYEHIEEITPEIYAIAGGAGSSVGTGGMRSKIDAAKIATRGGVPVFVGQVKEPGDLSQAAAGTGKGTYFATTLSSLPVKKQWLGFMSTPLGSLYVDDGAVEALLHGGHSLLPVGVRRIEGSFHSGDVVEVLGPDAKLLGRGIVNYDDTQLRSIQGLPSREIVPKLGEVHRLEVIHRDEWITLR
- a CDS encoding acetate/propionate family kinase → MNILVINSGSSSLKYQLYNMTDESVLAKGLVERIGMDSSILNHKPTGKQEVTEVSEILEHNTAIRKVLACLTDKDHGVIGSTDEINAVGHRVVHGGEFFKASALVDADAKTKIRQLFDLAPLHNPAAMMGITASEINMPGVPQVVVFDTAFHQTMPESSYMYAIPRVLYNKYKVRRYGAHGTSHDFVSKAAADYLDRPLGELKIITCHIGNGASVTAVNGGISVDTSMGMTPLEGLMMGTRSGDLDPAIVPYVMNKEELSVGEVNSMLNKHSGLLAISGVSSDMRDIIDGAEKGEPNSTLAFEMYEYRLRKYIGSYAAAMNGVDVIVFTAGVGENASLLREKVLNNLTFLGIELDAEANKVRSGDPRRISTADSKVQVLVVPTNEELVIARDTYSIVQGING
- the proC gene encoding pyrroline-5-carboxylate reductase, giving the protein MCQQPAIPLINHNIVFYGAGSMAEAIVRGLIARNVVESGRIIMLNRSSSERLAELRSRYGVLGYNAPESKLEALRTAPVIVLAMKPKDAAEALRSLGPLLSPDQLVISVIAGLTIRTMQGLLGNPQPVVRTMPNTSSSIGLGATGIAFSKEVGEESRRTALNIFEAVGLTAVIDEERMETLTGISGSGPAYIYYMMEAMIAAGIRGGLPLAQSRELTVQTVLGAARMVQQTGEEPASLRKKVTSPNGSTQAAIEVLERGDFFETVISAVNRCAERSREMGSALEQELH
- a CDS encoding AAA family ATPase, whose amino-acid sequence is MPKYWKEVVAGFVPVMLIFMAFVGINIFPVIIALGMVAALLFIAHARGGLAVNAGADKKRKKNGPSKLTFEEIGGQDNAKQELREALDFLIRHEEISKFGIRPLKGILLTGPPGTGKTLMAKAAAHYTDSVFVAASGSEFVEMYVGVGAGRVRDLFKDARTRALKENKQSAIIFIDEIDVIGGKREGGQQREYDQTLNQLLTEMDGIYNNDTPRILLVAATNRKEMLDSALLRPGRFDRHIQVDMPDKKGRKSILDLHAKNKPLHDTVNLDKIAEEAYGFSGAQLESVMNEAAIYMMRENLTLVEQRHLSMAIDKVMMGEKTDRETNHEEKKRVAIHELGHAIMAELLRPGSVSQVTLTPRGQALGYVRHNPQTEQYLYTKDYLENQIMIALGGAAAEEMYYGGRSTGSRGDFDQALNIVETMMKSGLTSLGIANLQMVTTEELMKENSKILDELMIRTKDLLEQQRNIFDYSLDILMKEEVLSGEQFRCQFRDSVLLPA
- a CDS encoding DnaD domain-containing protein, which encodes MDGKGWNTWGEGVAFGLENGMAIIPYALLKYYRKLNLTGSESLLLIHLLSFRQVEGIDFPSLEELQAVTGRSIPVIAGELQKLMKEGFISIDGDNDELRDIHYERYNFSGLYAKLGAYLAELSRENAKEKPSQSGREPGARAVAHYSGATAPDGGYGRPAVPGDKESEDGRSLFSIFEKEFGRPLSPMECETISGWVDEDRYPEELILLALKESVFAGKVHFRYIDRILLEWARNRVKNAQDVKAYSQKFRGGGR
- the asnS gene encoding asparagine--tRNA ligase, coding for MANKSVIKNVNEHVGESVVIGCWVNNKRSSGKIQFLQLRDGTGYIQGVVVKSEVPEQVWDDAKSLTQESSLYVTGIIREESRSQSGFEMTVTGIEVLHITENYPITPKEHGVDFLMDHRHLWLRSSKQRAVMVIRAEIIRAVQQFFNERGFTKVDPPILTPTSAEGTTNLFHTKYFEEDAYLTQSGQLYMEAAAMALGRVYSFGPTFRAEKSKTRRHLIEFWMIEPEMAFTDHEESLCVQEDFISFVVQSVLTNCRAELEAVGRDVSKLENIKAPFPRISYDDAIKFLNEKGYEIAWGDDFGAPHETAIAEMSDRPVFITHYPASFKAFYMKPHPDRPEVVLCADMIAPEGYGEIIGGSQRIDDPALLEARFKEHNLSMDTYKWYMDLRTYGTVPHSGFGLGLERTVAWICGLDHVRETIAFPRTLYRLYP